In a genomic window of Panthera tigris isolate Pti1 chromosome D4, P.tigris_Pti1_mat1.1, whole genome shotgun sequence:
- the TBC1D13 gene encoding TBC1 domain family member 13 isoform X1, with translation MSSLHKSRIADFQDVLKEPTIALEKLRELSFSGIPCEGGLRCLCWKILLNYLPLERASWTSILAKQRELYSQFLREMIIQPGIAKANMGVSREDVTFEDHPLNPNPDSRWNTYFKDNEVLLQIDKDVRRLCPDISFFQRATEYPCLLILDPQNEFETLRKRVEQTTLKSQTVARNRSGVTNMCSPHKNSTPSSLNEYEVLPNGCEAHWEVVERILFIYAKLNPGIAYVQGMNEIVGPLYYTFATDPNSEWKEHAEADTFFCFTNLMAEIRDNFIKSLDDSQCGITYKMEKVYSTLKDKDMELYLKLQEQNIKPQFFAFRWLTLLLSQEFLLPDVIRIWDSLFADDNRFDFLLLVCCAMLILIREQLLEGDFTVNMRLLQDYPITDVCQILQKAKELQDSK, from the exons ATGTCGAGTCTGCACAAGAGCAG GATTGCAGATTTCCAGGATGTCCTGAAGGAGCCCACGATCGCTTTGGAAAAGCTTCGGGAACTCAGTTTTAGTG GCATCCCCTGTGAGGGCGGACTTCGGTGCCTCTGCTGGAAG ATTCTCTTGAACTACCTCCCCTTGGAGAGAGCCTCATGGACCTCCATTCTGGCCAAGCAGAG GGAGCTGTATTCTCAGTTCCTGAGGGAAATGATTATCCAACCTGGCATTGCCAAGGCCAACATGGGTGTGTCCAGGGAGGATGTGACCTTTGAGGACCAT CCACTCAACCCCAACCCCGACAGCCGCTGGAACACATACTTCAAGGACAACGAGGTGCTGCTGCAAATCGACAAAGACGTCCG GAGGTTGTGCCCAGATATATCTTTCTTCCAGAGAGCCACCGAGTACCCCTGCCTCCTTATCCTGGACCCCCAGAATGAGTTTGAGACCCTTCGTAAACGGGTGGAACAGACGACGCTGAAATCGCAGACAGTGGCCCGGAACCGGAGCGGAGTCACAAAT ATGTGCTCCCCACACAAGAACTCCACGCCCTCTTCCCTGAACGAGTATGAGGTGCTGCCCAACGGCTGCGAGGCCCACTGGGAGGTGGTGGAGCGCATCCTGTTCATCTACGCCAAGCTCAATCCTGGCATCGCTTACGTGCAGGGCATGAACGAGATCGTGGGGCCCCTCTACTATACCTTTGCCACCGACCCCAACAGCGAGTGGAAAG AGCACGCCGAAGCGGACACCTTTTTCTGCTTCACCAACCTCATGGCTGAGATCCGGGACAACTTCATCAAGAGCCTGGACGACTCCCAATGTGGCATCACCTACAAGATGGAAAAGGTGTACTCCACCTTGAAGGATAAAGACATGGAGCTCTACCTGAAACTG CAAGAGCAGAACATCAAGCCCCAGTTCTTTGCCTTCCGCTGGCTGACACTGCTGCTGTCCCAGGAGTTCTTGCTGCCTGACGTCATCCGTATCTGGGACTCCCTCTTCGCCGACGACAACCGCTTCGACTTCCTCCTCCTGGTGTGCTGTGCCATGCTCAT ACTGATCCGGGAGCAGCTGCTGGAAGGGGACTTCACCGTAAACATGCGGCTCCTGCAG GATTACCCCATCACAGATGTCTGCCAGATCCTTCAGAAAGCCAAGGAACTCCAAGACTCCAAGTAG
- the TBC1D13 gene encoding TBC1 domain family member 13 isoform X2: protein MIIQPGIAKANMGVSREDVTFEDHPLNPNPDSRWNTYFKDNEVLLQIDKDVRRLCPDISFFQRATEYPCLLILDPQNEFETLRKRVEQTTLKSQTVARNRSGVTNMCSPHKNSTPSSLNEYEVLPNGCEAHWEVVERILFIYAKLNPGIAYVQGMNEIVGPLYYTFATDPNSEWKEHAEADTFFCFTNLMAEIRDNFIKSLDDSQCGITYKMEKVYSTLKDKDMELYLKLQEQNIKPQFFAFRWLTLLLSQEFLLPDVIRIWDSLFADDNRFDFLLLVCCAMLILIREQLLEGDFTVNMRLLQDYPITDVCQILQKAKELQDSK, encoded by the exons ATGATTATCCAACCTGGCATTGCCAAGGCCAACATGGGTGTGTCCAGGGAGGATGTGACCTTTGAGGACCAT CCACTCAACCCCAACCCCGACAGCCGCTGGAACACATACTTCAAGGACAACGAGGTGCTGCTGCAAATCGACAAAGACGTCCG GAGGTTGTGCCCAGATATATCTTTCTTCCAGAGAGCCACCGAGTACCCCTGCCTCCTTATCCTGGACCCCCAGAATGAGTTTGAGACCCTTCGTAAACGGGTGGAACAGACGACGCTGAAATCGCAGACAGTGGCCCGGAACCGGAGCGGAGTCACAAAT ATGTGCTCCCCACACAAGAACTCCACGCCCTCTTCCCTGAACGAGTATGAGGTGCTGCCCAACGGCTGCGAGGCCCACTGGGAGGTGGTGGAGCGCATCCTGTTCATCTACGCCAAGCTCAATCCTGGCATCGCTTACGTGCAGGGCATGAACGAGATCGTGGGGCCCCTCTACTATACCTTTGCCACCGACCCCAACAGCGAGTGGAAAG AGCACGCCGAAGCGGACACCTTTTTCTGCTTCACCAACCTCATGGCTGAGATCCGGGACAACTTCATCAAGAGCCTGGACGACTCCCAATGTGGCATCACCTACAAGATGGAAAAGGTGTACTCCACCTTGAAGGATAAAGACATGGAGCTCTACCTGAAACTG CAAGAGCAGAACATCAAGCCCCAGTTCTTTGCCTTCCGCTGGCTGACACTGCTGCTGTCCCAGGAGTTCTTGCTGCCTGACGTCATCCGTATCTGGGACTCCCTCTTCGCCGACGACAACCGCTTCGACTTCCTCCTCCTGGTGTGCTGTGCCATGCTCAT ACTGATCCGGGAGCAGCTGCTGGAAGGGGACTTCACCGTAAACATGCGGCTCCTGCAG GATTACCCCATCACAGATGTCTGCCAGATCCTTCAGAAAGCCAAGGAACTCCAAGACTCCAAGTAG
- the ENDOG gene encoding endonuclease G, mitochondrial translates to MRALRAGLTLALGAGLGAAAEGWRRRRRADARAAPGLLGRLPVLPVAAAAELPAVPAKPGTPAGGGPGELAKYGLPGLAQLKSRESYVLCYDPRTRCALWVVEQLRPERLCGDGDRRSCDFREDDSVHAYHRATNADYRGSGFDRGHLAAAANHRWSQKAMDDTFYLSNVAPQVPHLNQNAWNNLEKYSRSLTRTYQNVYVCTGPLFLPRTEADGKSYVKYQVIGKNHVAVPTHFFKVLILEAAGGQIELRSYVMPNAPVDEAVPLERFLVPIESIERASGLLFVPNILARAGSLKAVTAGSK, encoded by the exons ATGCGGGCGCTGCGGGCCGGCCTGACCCTGGCGCTGGGCGCGGGGCTGGGCGCGGCGGCCGAgggctggcggcggcggcggcgggcggacGCGAGGGCGGCGCCGGGGCTCCTGGGCCGGCTGCCCGTGCTGCCCGTGGCGGCGGCGGCCGAGCTGCCCGCGGTGCCCGCGAAGCCCGGGACCCCGGCGGGCGGCGGCCCCGGCGAGCTGGCCAAGTACGGGCTGCCGGGGCTGGCGCAGCTCAAGAGCCGCGAGTCGTACGTGCTGTGCTACGACCCGCGCACCCGCTGCGCGCTCTGGGTGGTCGAGCAGCTGCGGCCCGAGCGGCTCTGCGGCGACGGCGACCGCCGCTCGTGCGACTTCCGCGAGGACGACTCGGTGCACGCGTACCACCGCGCCACCAACGCCGACTACCGCGGCAGCGGCTTCGACCGCGGCCACCTCGCCGCCGCCGCCAACCACCGCTGGAGCCAGAAGGCCATGGACGACACCTTCTACCTGAGCAACGTCGCGCCCCAG gtgccccacctcaaCCAGAATGCTTGGAACAACCTGGAAAAGTACAGCCGCAGCTTGACCCGCACCTACCAAAATGTCTATGTGTGCACAGGGCCGCTCTTCCTGCCCAG GACGGAGGCTGACGGGAAGTCCTATGTGAAGTATCAGGTCATCGGGAAGAACCACGTGGCGGTGCCCACCCACTTCTTCAAGGTGCTGATCCTGGAGGCCGCAGGCGGGCAAATCGAACTCCGCTCCTACGTGATGCCCAACGCTCCCGTGGACGAGGCGGTTCCGCTGGAGCGCTTCCTGGTGCCCATCGAGAGCATTGAGCGGGCTTCGGGGCTGCTCTTCGTGCCAAATATTTTGGCACGGGCAGGCAGCCTAAAGGCCGTCACTGCAGGCAGCAAGTGA